In Flavobacterium sp. CBA20B-1, one DNA window encodes the following:
- a CDS encoding MG2 domain-containing protein — protein MKYFFTLLSFLFSTFLFAQDFSKYWQKVHELEKKGSYKTAYETVQNIYKKTHRKKNEAEKTKAFIYTLKFKTQLAEVSTQDILNDITLEMNTSKGIYKEINRWYYIKTIANELNSSYRYYQNSHIKNTTEILPDDIEKWSAEHYKQVLNEQIDLLFQNEKLLKETKVHQIKPLIDYDFIEANLNQTVFEFFALNFITEYETAYYNLRFDDVMKISDFSDQFKSAKIIIEPSSDIRELFSKKSIELFQQLEDFYTKTNDDFNLDKVKFLRFTKNAQYIESFDQMNDLGKNLKTEFYKNRFKLEQATLFVRRANKNDHKDYYEKALQLTNEIRNQTTNNDVLENAVALENTVKQAAFTISLLNEVYENEPVKYLINYKNLPKLHLAYYDIKKFPKQINDSIYKVITTTHQPVATMTIDLPVSEKYFSTSTEILGKQLPLGNYLLVAYQNENDLTIPQNVQYNTFKVTNVMVFNKSISNSHTYVSKKENDEVLFYFVHPNTGKPYPNAAVTINAQRFTTNENGTVLFTKTENTTRDFHVQVFLANETYQTTVYEDWNKQYVSHYANRSREYVEALFYTDRSIYRPGQEVQFKGILYQTKESGNEVVKNKSVQLIISDDNGDELETRTVTTNDMGSFSGTFTLPKNILTGDFEIDIEELDDYTGTEEERFWDDNSLNSKYLTFKVEEYKRPTFDVQVDEIKKNIYFNEEIELVGRAKSLAGGSVANAQVIVSINAGGYEYRDYFVKKDTIQTDASGAFNYKFVIPSQSKTDTIKKEHIKFSVDYHFEVTDNAGEVRGNRGNFFVANYATRIAVYGKNNVATTEKINLNITSFTQNGDDVSVNGTVKIFKTLPPNRFYMQRSWQVPEMNSINEETFRALFPYEAYNEADQKFTNEELVYQGNYTTQKDKKFIHDITNWQTGSYKVVFEIIDEKSKLPLTTTTTIEIKNANEKLASNEAFKVTTHQTSSAKELVLQVHTAYEHTTLYVEILDTDAKLKTKVFPIAKGTQILKIPLANSNENAKIAYQWYFAKEHLMFNGEESYIIPQQQKTTENFVAQWEVWNNKLIPGNEYQWKLKLLSEQSKKPLQGEFLASMYDASLDMLHSRNWDTYVKLFEKSISVNFGKINTNRLVTNNFYGLQTDFYYTQSFYNNQFNYFGYSFSDWMDTNYLEELPTDYFNEKCSYYQIEVRHAITQQTISNALIYNIINANEFHTNAEGFGRVWGEKSQPIAITALGFKQARLQLKEHFTVVYLEPTNEPITQAVIDDFSNQIYQLYRLNLIYSHLKVDDSYSKEKEIKFVEEVLKNLPGVYSNNELSINVSLEESIDGDFKDSGSLIGGALKSNKGSGSGERFTVTSKTVEGRPNASFIQTLQGQVPGLNISTGTGQPGATDKITLRGIGSVNDNSNKPLVILDGVPVSSEQLSLMQSDIYDVTVLKDAGATAIYGNRGANGVIVITTKKAQEAAAHLEVPLRKNLSETAFFYPHLKTDKNGSLEITFKAPEALTEWKFRGVAHNKKAETIYTELLTRTQKDVMVQPNMLRFVRETDVVVLKARVSNTTSLPLQATAYLRLFNTITGEDLTNKIIKTDQLVPATINGLSANTVSWSVEIPKEIEGLQYRISVKAGNFTDGEESVIPVLSNRTLITETAPIWQLGMQNKDYKLYNLLGNDSKTLKNHQFVVEVSHNATWLAMQSLPYLFDYQHNCNEQIFAKYFADVLATKVLNENESMVQLIAEWRKNPTSKLEENEDLKNVLLQETPWMKDLISNDEKKAQWAAYFDTNRLEKEATEIVKTLGERQNPSGGFGWFSGGSENDYITQHILITTAQLDKLGVKHFLATDVKNIVNKAQRFIDVKMQDQLKNYKELSNQTAIDYAFVKSYYAKDFPIPADVSKQLDQNLNNLKKNWVHESLQNKAKIALIAHRTGDTTWAKEILNQLNESAVIDETYGMYWKENSSKNYYYYNVAEVQALIIEAFKEIEQNETAIQKLNAWLLSQKLNKDWGTTKATTAAIYALLLSNSNEAAKTDKAIVTLGNQTIKTNETATNQSDDLLSYQNYQWKAEEITNDFGAVSIKNKSEKPVFGGIYWQYFEDLSAVKEANNGILKISRKFYIENLDNKLLEISSETKLHLGQKVIIRLEITAEKDMEFVHIKDVRAATFEPIDVLSGYKYENNLRFYQSTRDAASHFFIDYLRKGKYVIDYDVRLNNQGNFTSGISTIQSMYAPEHTAHTAGQTIKVDEM, from the coding sequence ATGAAATATTTTTTTACACTTCTGTCTTTTTTGTTCAGCACGTTTTTGTTTGCACAAGATTTTTCTAAATATTGGCAAAAAGTTCATGAATTAGAGAAAAAAGGAAGTTACAAAACTGCCTATGAAACGGTTCAGAATATCTACAAAAAAACGCATCGCAAAAAAAACGAAGCCGAAAAAACGAAAGCTTTTATTTATACTTTAAAGTTTAAAACCCAACTTGCAGAGGTTTCCACTCAAGATATTTTAAACGACATTACCTTAGAAATGAACACCAGCAAGGGTATTTATAAAGAAATAAATCGCTGGTATTATATTAAAACAATTGCTAACGAACTTAATAGTTCGTACAGATATTATCAAAATTCACACATAAAAAACACCACCGAAATACTTCCTGATGACATTGAAAAATGGTCTGCAGAACATTATAAACAAGTGTTGAACGAACAGATTGACTTATTGTTTCAAAATGAAAAATTGTTGAAAGAAACCAAGGTGCATCAAATAAAACCTTTGATTGATTATGATTTTATCGAAGCGAATTTAAACCAAACTGTTTTTGAGTTTTTTGCGCTAAATTTTATAACGGAATATGAAACTGCTTATTATAATTTACGTTTTGATGATGTAATGAAAATCAGTGATTTCTCGGATCAATTTAAATCAGCAAAAATCATTATAGAACCATCGAGTGATATTCGCGAATTATTTTCTAAAAAAAGCATCGAACTTTTTCAACAATTGGAAGATTTCTACACCAAAACAAACGACGATTTTAATTTAGATAAAGTTAAATTTCTACGGTTTACAAAGAATGCACAATACATTGAAAGCTTCGATCAAATGAATGATTTGGGTAAAAACCTGAAAACCGAATTCTATAAAAACCGATTCAAATTAGAACAAGCAACATTGTTTGTTCGCAGAGCGAATAAAAACGACCATAAAGATTATTATGAAAAAGCATTACAGTTAACAAACGAAATTAGAAATCAAACAACCAATAACGATGTTTTAGAGAATGCGGTTGCTTTAGAAAACACTGTAAAACAAGCTGCTTTTACTATTTCGTTGCTTAATGAGGTGTATGAAAACGAACCTGTAAAGTATCTCATAAATTATAAAAATCTGCCAAAGCTACACCTTGCTTATTACGATATTAAAAAATTTCCCAAACAAATAAACGATAGTATTTATAAGGTTATTACTACCACGCATCAACCTGTGGCAACAATGACTATTGATTTGCCGGTAAGCGAAAAATATTTTAGTACATCAACCGAAATTTTAGGTAAACAACTCCCGTTAGGCAATTACTTATTAGTGGCTTATCAAAATGAAAACGATTTAACCATTCCTCAAAACGTGCAATACAACACGTTCAAAGTTACCAACGTAATGGTTTTTAATAAAAGTATTTCTAATAGCCACACATATGTGTCCAAAAAAGAAAATGATGAAGTTCTTTTTTACTTTGTGCATCCTAATACCGGTAAACCGTATCCAAACGCTGCGGTGACCATAAATGCACAACGTTTCACAACCAATGAAAACGGAACGGTTTTATTTACAAAAACTGAAAATACCACAAGAGATTTCCATGTTCAGGTTTTTCTTGCTAACGAAACCTATCAAACAACGGTTTATGAAGATTGGAATAAGCAATATGTTTCTCATTACGCCAATCGAAGTCGTGAATATGTTGAAGCATTGTTTTATACCGATCGATCTATTTATCGCCCAGGGCAAGAGGTGCAATTCAAAGGGATTTTGTATCAAACCAAAGAAAGTGGTAATGAAGTGGTTAAAAACAAATCGGTTCAATTGATAATAAGTGATGACAATGGCGATGAGCTGGAAACCAGAACCGTTACCACAAACGATATGGGCTCGTTTAGTGGAACTTTTACATTGCCTAAAAATATTTTGACCGGCGATTTTGAGATTGATATAGAAGAATTAGACGACTATACAGGTACTGAAGAAGAACGTTTTTGGGACGATAATAGTTTAAACAGTAAATATTTAACTTTCAAAGTAGAAGAATACAAACGCCCCACATTTGATGTGCAGGTTGATGAAATCAAGAAAAACATTTATTTTAATGAAGAAATAGAATTGGTTGGTCGGGCAAAAAGTTTGGCGGGTGGCTCGGTTGCCAATGCGCAGGTCATTGTATCAATTAATGCAGGGGGCTATGAGTACCGCGATTATTTTGTAAAGAAAGATACCATACAAACCGATGCTTCGGGTGCTTTTAATTACAAATTTGTTATTCCATCGCAATCGAAAACCGATACCATTAAAAAAGAACACATAAAATTTTCTGTAGATTATCATTTTGAAGTCACCGACAACGCAGGCGAAGTTCGCGGAAATCGTGGGAACTTTTTTGTGGCTAACTATGCAACACGCATTGCCGTTTACGGAAAAAATAATGTAGCAACCACCGAAAAAATTAATTTGAATATAACTTCATTCACTCAAAACGGTGATGATGTATCGGTAAACGGAACCGTTAAAATCTTTAAAACCTTACCTCCAAATCGTTTTTACATGCAACGTTCGTGGCAAGTACCTGAAATGAATTCAATAAATGAAGAAACCTTTCGTGCACTATTTCCTTATGAAGCCTATAATGAAGCAGATCAGAAATTTACCAACGAAGAATTGGTTTATCAAGGAAATTACACCACACAAAAAGATAAAAAATTCATTCACGATATCACCAATTGGCAAACAGGCTCCTATAAAGTTGTTTTTGAAATCATTGATGAAAAATCGAAGTTGCCTTTAACCACTACCACTACTATCGAAATAAAAAATGCCAACGAAAAATTAGCATCCAACGAAGCTTTTAAGGTAACAACACATCAAACATCATCGGCTAAAGAATTGGTTTTGCAAGTACACACGGCTTATGAACATACCACACTTTATGTAGAAATTCTTGATACCGATGCAAAGCTAAAAACCAAAGTATTCCCAATTGCAAAAGGCACACAAATACTGAAAATTCCGTTGGCAAACAGTAACGAAAACGCCAAAATAGCTTATCAATGGTACTTTGCAAAAGAGCATTTAATGTTTAATGGCGAAGAAAGTTATATCATTCCACAACAACAAAAAACAACCGAAAATTTTGTTGCTCAATGGGAAGTTTGGAACAACAAATTAATTCCGGGTAATGAATATCAGTGGAAATTAAAATTACTATCTGAACAAAGCAAAAAACCACTACAAGGCGAGTTTTTAGCCAGTATGTATGATGCTTCTTTGGATATGTTGCACAGTAGAAATTGGGACACGTATGTAAAGCTTTTTGAAAAATCAATTTCTGTAAATTTTGGTAAAATCAATACAAACCGATTGGTTACGAACAATTTTTATGGCTTGCAAACCGATTTTTATTACACGCAATCTTTCTATAATAACCAGTTCAATTATTTTGGCTACAGCTTTAGCGATTGGATGGATACGAACTATTTAGAAGAGTTGCCTACTGATTATTTTAATGAAAAATGCAGTTATTATCAAATCGAAGTGCGCCATGCAATTACCCAGCAAACCATAAGCAATGCCCTTATTTACAATATAATAAATGCCAATGAATTCCATACAAACGCGGAAGGTTTTGGAAGAGTGTGGGGCGAAAAATCTCAACCAATAGCCATTACGGCCTTAGGTTTTAAACAAGCACGACTACAACTAAAAGAGCATTTTACAGTTGTTTATTTGGAACCAACCAACGAACCAATTACACAAGCGGTGATTGATGACTTTTCAAACCAAATCTATCAATTATACCGTTTAAACCTAATTTACAGCCATTTGAAAGTTGATGATTCCTATTCAAAAGAAAAAGAAATTAAATTTGTGGAAGAAGTATTAAAAAATCTTCCAGGAGTTTATTCTAATAATGAACTTTCAATAAATGTTTCTTTAGAAGAAAGTATTGATGGTGACTTTAAAGATTCGGGTAGTTTAATTGGTGGTGCTTTAAAAAGTAATAAGGGTTCAGGAAGTGGTGAAAGATTTACTGTCACATCAAAAACAGTTGAAGGTCGTCCAAATGCTAGTTTCATACAAACATTGCAAGGACAAGTCCCCGGTTTAAATATTTCTACTGGTACAGGACAACCAGGAGCAACAGATAAAATAACACTCCGCGGCATTGGCTCTGTTAACGATAATTCCAACAAACCTTTGGTTATTTTAGACGGCGTTCCTGTAAGTAGTGAACAATTAAGTTTAATGCAAAGCGATATTTATGACGTAACTGTTCTAAAAGATGCGGGAGCAACGGCTATTTACGGCAATCGGGGTGCAAATGGTGTAATTGTCATAACCACCAAAAAAGCACAAGAAGCTGCAGCTCACTTAGAAGTTCCTTTGCGCAAAAATTTAAGCGAAACGGCCTTTTTCTATCCTCATTTAAAAACCGATAAAAACGGCAGTTTAGAAATTACCTTCAAAGCTCCAGAAGCTTTAACCGAATGGAAATTTAGAGGTGTGGCACACAACAAAAAAGCAGAAACAATTTATACAGAACTGCTTACTCGCACTCAAAAAGATGTAATGGTACAACCTAATATGCTGCGTTTTGTACGTGAAACCGATGTGGTTGTTCTAAAAGCTCGTGTAAGCAACACCACCAGTTTACCCTTACAAGCAACTGCTTATTTGCGTTTGTTCAACACCATTACGGGTGAAGATTTAACGAATAAAATCATTAAAACCGATCAATTGGTTCCCGCAACCATCAACGGACTAAGTGCCAATACGGTAAGTTGGTCGGTTGAAATTCCTAAAGAAATAGAAGGTTTGCAATACCGTATATCTGTAAAAGCGGGAAATTTTACCGATGGAGAAGAAAGCGTTATCCCGGTATTAAGCAACCGCACATTGATTACCGAAACTGCACCTATTTGGCAATTGGGCATGCAAAATAAAGACTATAAACTGTATAATTTGCTAGGAAATGATTCAAAGACCTTAAAAAATCATCAATTTGTAGTGGAAGTTTCGCATAATGCTACTTGGTTAGCCATGCAGTCATTGCCTTATTTGTTTGATTATCAACACAATTGCAACGAGCAAATTTTTGCGAAATACTTTGCAGATGTTTTAGCCACAAAAGTTTTAAACGAAAACGAATCGATGGTTCAATTGATTGCGGAATGGAGGAAAAATCCTACATCGAAATTGGAAGAAAATGAAGATTTGAAAAACGTATTGCTTCAAGAAACTCCGTGGATGAAAGATTTGATTTCAAACGATGAGAAAAAAGCGCAATGGGCAGCCTATTTTGATACCAATCGATTGGAAAAAGAAGCCACCGAAATTGTAAAAACCTTAGGCGAGCGTCAAAATCCTTCGGGTGGTTTTGGATGGTTTTCGGGTGGATCTGAAAATGATTACATTACCCAACATATCTTGATTACAACAGCACAATTAGATAAATTGGGTGTAAAACATTTTCTTGCCACTGATGTGAAAAATATCGTGAACAAAGCCCAGCGATTTATCGATGTGAAAATGCAAGATCAACTTAAAAATTACAAAGAATTATCAAACCAAACTGCAATTGATTATGCTTTTGTGAAAAGTTATTATGCAAAAGATTTTCCAATACCTGCCGATGTATCCAAACAATTAGATCAAAACCTTAACAATCTAAAGAAAAATTGGGTGCATGAATCGCTTCAAAACAAAGCAAAAATAGCCTTAATTGCTCACAGAACAGGCGATACAACTTGGGCTAAAGAAATTTTAAATCAACTAAACGAAAGTGCGGTGATCGATGAAACCTATGGCATGTATTGGAAAGAAAACAGCAGTAAAAATTATTACTATTACAACGTAGCCGAAGTTCAGGCACTTATCATAGAGGCTTTTAAAGAGATTGAACAAAACGAAACAGCTATTCAAAAGTTAAATGCGTGGTTGCTCAGTCAAAAATTAAACAAAGATTGGGGCACCACCAAAGCAACCACAGCTGCCATTTATGCCTTGTTGTTATCAAATTCAAATGAAGCAGCAAAAACAGACAAAGCAATTGTCACTTTAGGAAATCAAACCATAAAAACCAACGAAACCGCTACAAATCAGTCGGATGATTTGTTGAGCTACCAAAATTATCAATGGAAAGCCGAGGAAATAACGAATGATTTTGGAGCTGTATCCATCAAAAACAAAAGCGAAAAACCAGTTTTTGGAGGCATCTATTGGCAATATTTTGAAGATTTGAGCGCCGTGAAAGAAGCAAACAACGGAATTTTAAAAATTTCTAGAAAATTTTATATAGAAAATTTGGACAACAAATTACTGGAAATTTCAAGCGAAACCAAACTACATTTAGGCCAAAAAGTAATTATTCGATTAGAAATTACTGCCGAAAAAGACATGGAATTTGTACATATTAAAGATGTACGGGCAGCAACTTTTGAACCGATCGATGTACTTTCGGGCTACAAATATGAAAACAATTTGCGCTTTTACCAATCCACACGCGATGCTGCCTCGCATTTCTTCATTGATTATTTAAGAAAAGGCAAATATGTGATTGATTATGACGTGCGATTGAACAACCAAGGAAATTTCACCAGCGGTATTTCAACCATTCAAAGCATGTATGCACCCGAACACACAGCTCACACAGCAGGGCAAACTATAAAAGTTGATGAAATGTAG
- a CDS encoding chorismate-binding protein, producing MNDLFQKALAASTPFVLYRKPNTSQIVGWFQKNKVLNTTTELTKSCFVFAPFHENEKIVFYPEDCDITHEFIDFSVEFSQDIPAQTNSVEKEKHLLLVNKGIQAIHDGLMEKVVLSRKETVTIEQDKYPIYFQRLIKKYPTAFVYWFYHPNVGMWMGATPEQLVKINNNVVQTVSLAGTINQPNADLKNIIWGKKEQNEQQVVTDFIMNALKPLSDNLQATTPYSYQAGSLVHIKTDITAVLKNTQDAYKAVEALHPTPALCGFPKKEAKKFIIENEGYNREFYGGYLGEWKFNNLDYSTKSDLFVNLRCMKIDNNQAYLFLGGGINKDSIPKNEYEETVNKSKTIKSVL from the coding sequence ATGAATGATTTGTTTCAAAAAGCACTTGCCGCAAGCACCCCTTTTGTGCTGTACCGAAAACCAAATACTTCACAGATAGTTGGCTGGTTTCAAAAAAATAAAGTCCTAAACACCACAACCGAACTCACAAAAAGCTGTTTTGTATTTGCACCTTTTCATGAAAATGAAAAAATAGTTTTTTATCCGGAAGATTGCGATATCACTCATGAATTTATCGATTTTTCTGTGGAATTTTCACAAGATATCCCTGCGCAAACCAATAGCGTTGAAAAAGAAAAACATCTACTTTTGGTAAACAAAGGCATTCAAGCTATTCACGATGGCTTAATGGAAAAAGTGGTTCTTTCGCGAAAAGAAACCGTTACAATTGAACAAGATAAATATCCGATTTATTTTCAAAGACTTATAAAAAAATATCCCACAGCTTTTGTATATTGGTTTTACCACCCCAATGTGGGCATGTGGATGGGAGCAACACCCGAGCAATTGGTAAAAATCAACAACAATGTAGTACAAACAGTTTCGCTGGCAGGTACTATTAACCAGCCAAATGCCGATTTAAAAAACATTATTTGGGGAAAAAAAGAACAAAACGAACAGCAAGTTGTCACCGATTTTATAATGAATGCTTTAAAACCGTTAAGTGATAATTTGCAGGCCACCACACCGTACTCTTACCAAGCTGGTTCATTGGTACATATTAAAACCGATATCACAGCGGTCTTGAAAAATACTCAAGATGCGTATAAAGCAGTAGAAGCATTGCATCCAACTCCGGCACTGTGTGGGTTTCCCAAAAAAGAAGCAAAAAAATTTATCATCGAAAACGAAGGTTATAACCGAGAATTCTATGGTGGATATTTAGGTGAATGGAAATTTAATAATCTAGATTATTCCACAAAGAGCGATCTCTTTGTAAATTTGCGATGCATGAAAATAGATAATAACCAAGCATATTTATTTTTGGGTGGCGGTATCAATAAAGACAGCATACCCAAGAACGAGTATGAAGAAACGGTAAATAAAAGCAAAACCATAAAAAGTGTTTTGTAG
- the bshB1 gene encoding bacillithiol biosynthesis deacetylase BshB1 has protein sequence MKLDILAFGAHPDDVELGCGGTIAKEVSLGKKVGIIDLTQGELGTRGSAEIRAKEAAKASTILGVTFRENLKFKDGFFINDEAHQLEIIKKIRQYQPEIVICNAIDDRHIDHGKGSKLVSDACFLSGLRRIETSLNGVIQTEWRPKLVYHYIQWKNIEPDFVVDISQFMQHKIDAVMAYSTQFYDPDSKEPLSPIATKNFTESIEYRAKDLGRLVFVDYAEGFTVERYVAVNALTDLK, from the coding sequence ATGAAATTAGATATATTGGCTTTTGGTGCACATCCTGATGATGTGGAATTGGGTTGCGGTGGAACCATTGCAAAAGAAGTATCCTTAGGGAAAAAAGTAGGTATTATTGATCTAACCCAAGGGGAATTAGGCACGCGTGGCTCGGCGGAAATCAGAGCAAAAGAAGCGGCAAAAGCATCAACTATTTTAGGAGTAACATTTCGCGAAAATCTAAAGTTTAAAGATGGCTTTTTTATAAACGATGAGGCACATCAATTAGAAATCATAAAAAAAATACGTCAATACCAACCCGAAATTGTGATTTGCAATGCAATTGATGACCGCCATATTGACCACGGAAAAGGAAGTAAATTGGTTTCAGATGCCTGTTTTTTATCGGGATTAAGACGCATTGAAACTTCATTGAACGGAGTTATTCAAACCGAATGGCGACCAAAATTGGTGTACCACTACATACAATGGAAAAATATTGAACCCGATTTTGTAGTAGATATTTCCCAATTTATGCAACACAAAATAGATGCAGTAATGGCATATAGTACGCAATTTTATGATCCCGATTCTAAAGAACCGCTTTCGCCTATTGCTACAAAAAACTTTACAGAAAGTATCGAATACCGCGCAAAAGACTTGGGAAGATTGGTTTTTGTTGATTACGCAGAAGGCTTTACAGTAGAGAGATATGTGGCTGTCAACGCCTTAACAGATTTGAAATAA
- a CDS encoding helix-turn-helix domain-containing protein has product MNIKPIKTKADYIEALSRLEVLFDAKAGTLESDEADILAVLIDEYEKKNFPITAPDPIEAIKIRMEEMQLKQTDLIDVIGGKSKVSEILNRKRKLTVKMIRNLTVKLNLSPSLLIEEY; this is encoded by the coding sequence ATGAATATAAAACCTATAAAAACAAAAGCAGATTATATAGAAGCATTGTCAAGATTAGAAGTTCTTTTTGATGCAAAAGCCGGCACACTAGAAAGTGACGAGGCAGATATTCTTGCTGTATTGATAGATGAATATGAAAAGAAAAACTTCCCGATAACAGCTCCCGACCCAATTGAAGCTATAAAAATAAGAATGGAGGAAATGCAGTTGAAACAAACAGATTTGATTGATGTGATAGGCGGAAAAAGTAAAGTGTCTGAAATATTGAACAGAAAAAGAAAACTTACTGTTAAAATGATTCGTAATTTAACTGTAAAACTAAATCTTTCTCCTTCTTTACTGATTGAAGAATATTAA
- a CDS encoding type II toxin-antitoxin system HigB family toxin: MERIFAKSTLPDFWEKHSDSEQYLKTWYDTVKNSVWNNPNEVKQTYVNASILKNNRIVFNIKGNSYRLIAKFNFEKQWVFIRFIGTHTEYDKIDANTI; encoded by the coding sequence ATGGAAAGAATTTTTGCGAAAAGTACACTGCCAGATTTTTGGGAAAAACATTCAGATTCAGAACAGTATTTAAAAACATGGTATGACACTGTAAAAAATTCTGTCTGGAACAATCCAAATGAAGTGAAACAAACGTATGTGAATGCAAGTATTCTAAAAAACAACAGAATTGTATTTAACATTAAAGGAAATAGTTACCGATTGATTGCTAAATTTAATTTTGAAAAACAATGGGTTTTCATTCGTTTTATTGGAACACATACAGAATATGATAAAATTGATGCAAACACCATTTAA
- a CDS encoding PLP-dependent cysteine synthase family protein, producing MKEEIQAHEHILDFIGNTPLIKLKKISQGLKGNFFAKVEAFNPGHSSKDRIALHIVEEAERKGILKPGSIIVETTSGNTGFSIAMVSIIKGYECILAVSSKSSKDKIDMLQAMGAKVYVCPANVSADDPRSYYSVAKRIHEETAGSVYINQYFNELNIDAHYKTTGPEIWKQTAGKITHLVACSGTGGTISGTAKFLKEQNPNIRVLGVDAYGSVLKKFHETHEFDPKEIYPYRVEGMGKNLIPTATDFSVIDQFMKVTDEDAAHTAREISKTEGIFVGYTSGAAFQAVRQFDAEGEFNANSNVVVIFPDHGSRYMSKIYSDDWMREQGFFDNQKVEESQIEYVK from the coding sequence ATGAAAGAAGAGATCCAGGCGCATGAGCATATTTTAGATTTTATAGGCAATACACCGCTTATTAAGTTAAAAAAAATATCTCAAGGTTTAAAAGGAAACTTTTTTGCTAAAGTTGAAGCTTTTAATCCGGGGCACTCATCAAAAGACCGTATTGCTTTACATATTGTTGAAGAAGCAGAACGCAAAGGTATTTTAAAACCGGGCAGTATTATTGTTGAAACAACATCAGGCAACACCGGTTTCAGCATTGCAATGGTCAGTATTATTAAAGGATACGAATGTATTTTGGCGGTATCGTCTAAATCGTCAAAAGATAAAATTGATATGTTGCAAGCAATGGGTGCCAAAGTATATGTGTGCCCGGCAAATGTTTCTGCAGACGACCCAAGATCGTATTACAGCGTAGCAAAACGCATTCATGAAGAAACGGCAGGTTCGGTTTATATCAATCAATATTTCAACGAGTTGAATATCGATGCTCATTATAAAACTACAGGTCCTGAAATCTGGAAACAAACCGCAGGAAAAATCACTCATTTGGTGGCTTGTTCGGGTACAGGCGGAACGATCTCGGGAACAGCGAAATTTTTAAAGGAACAAAACCCCAATATTCGCGTTTTGGGCGTGGATGCTTACGGTTCGGTTTTAAAGAAATTCCACGAAACGCATGAATTCGATCCTAAAGAAATTTATCCGTATCGAGTGGAAGGAATGGGAAAAAATTTAATTCCTACCGCAACCGATTTTTCTGTAATTGATCAATTTATGAAAGTTACCGATGAAGATGCCGCACACACAGCTCGCGAAATATCTAAAACCGAAGGTATTTTTGTAGGATACACTTCGGGAGCGGCTTTTCAAGCTGTTCGTCAGTTCGATGCTGAAGGCGAATTTAACGCAAACAGCAATGTGGTGGTTATTTTTCCTGATCACGGATCGCGCTACATGAGTAAAATTTACAGTGACGACTGGATGCGCGAACAAGGTTTTTTTGACAATCAAAAAGTGGAAGAAAGCCAAATTGAATACGTTAAGTAA